In a genomic window of Saccharothrix sp. HUAS TT1:
- a CDS encoding AAA family ATPase, with protein sequence MHTRAPVVVGRDEELRVLDRVLTDAEDRRGRAVFLVGEAGIGKTRLARFAAGAAFDRGMRVLRGRGSTIGPIVPFRPLAEALMSLLRTGDGPDLRELGPYQPALGALVPELGRERSGSEEQRQAQSVVVLAEAVLRLLAVVGRDRPCLVVLEDLHDADAETLAVVDYLVDNLDQVPAALLVTTRAHPGPTLDVVRLAAQREAGVLLELRRLTEPQVRRMVAACLEVDAAEVPDEVAARMWADSAGNPFVVEEMLHGLVNGGLLVRGPGGWQVLGELRIDVPSALVRSIAHRTERLGPQGRELLSVAAVLGHRFPLSVLREVTGLDDRSLLSHLHAGVAAQLVTPDEPVPDWYAFRHPLTAEALLAQLPPPHRAELSRRTADAVRELHPELEGEWCALVASLRLDAGQTAEAGALLAEAGRRALADGAAGSAVRLLDHAHRLLASGVDVSVRADVLASLLPALAEAGQFERAFALVDAVAELSAAGLSRVRRGELHTTFAQVANVAGRWNDSMAHVEAARALLGPDADDEHTARLDAVAALTTLHVELPDRIASAEFLARRAADAAKRVPLPQVGCEAWQLLGVLARERDLGEAAECFRHARDLAEEHGLPIQRLYAVSRQAGLDWLADGVATELVEAREEALRLGAISVAYGAESILGLDAVLRGEYDAAAGRLARIVADTRRLQLEHLTLYGLMAQATAAAHQGRRAEMDAAIEAFDAIGGVGSQERPLCFGLARAFCALLEEDRATAGQDLARAMAHEAETPTVYHLSGRHGLRLLLDALSGAVDLDGYREVTASAAARMRWNRGFAQFALAVLLGRLGREEEAAQAVRVAREAASIHPLARHLGLRLVAEAAVVDGWGEPVAWLRGAEEFFHQAGLPAVASACRGLLRQVGASVPQRRTGSDQVPRELRALGVTVREFEVFRLLVGRLGNKAIATRLHISPRTVEKHVASLITKTALPDRESLCAYAASLGPVDRT encoded by the coding sequence ATGCACACCCGCGCGCCGGTCGTGGTCGGCCGCGACGAAGAACTCCGCGTGCTCGACCGGGTACTGACCGACGCCGAGGACCGGCGCGGACGTGCCGTCTTCCTCGTCGGGGAAGCGGGCATCGGGAAGACCAGGTTGGCGCGCTTCGCCGCCGGCGCCGCCTTCGACCGCGGCATGAGGGTGCTGCGCGGGCGCGGCAGCACGATCGGGCCGATCGTGCCCTTCCGGCCGCTGGCCGAGGCGCTGATGTCCCTGCTGCGCACGGGCGACGGCCCGGACCTGCGGGAACTCGGCCCGTACCAGCCCGCGCTCGGCGCCCTGGTGCCCGAGCTGGGCCGCGAGCGGTCCGGTTCGGAGGAGCAGCGCCAGGCGCAGTCCGTGGTCGTGCTGGCCGAGGCGGTGCTGCGGCTGCTGGCCGTGGTCGGCCGGGACCGGCCGTGCCTGGTGGTGCTGGAGGACCTGCACGACGCGGACGCCGAGACGCTGGCCGTCGTCGACTACCTGGTGGACAACCTGGACCAGGTGCCCGCCGCGCTGCTGGTGACCACCCGCGCCCACCCCGGCCCGACGCTCGACGTGGTCCGCCTCGCCGCGCAGCGGGAAGCCGGCGTGCTGCTGGAACTGCGCCGGCTGACCGAGCCGCAGGTGCGCCGGATGGTCGCCGCCTGCCTGGAGGTCGACGCGGCCGAGGTGCCCGACGAGGTCGCGGCCCGGATGTGGGCGGACAGCGCGGGCAACCCGTTCGTGGTCGAGGAGATGCTGCACGGCCTGGTCAACGGCGGCCTGCTGGTGCGCGGTCCGGGTGGCTGGCAGGTGCTGGGCGAGCTGCGCATCGACGTGCCGTCGGCCCTGGTGCGGTCCATCGCGCACCGCACCGAACGGCTCGGGCCGCAGGGCCGCGAGCTGCTGTCCGTCGCCGCCGTGCTCGGCCACCGGTTCCCGCTGTCGGTGCTGCGCGAGGTGACCGGCCTGGACGACCGCAGCCTGCTGTCCCACCTGCACGCGGGCGTGGCCGCGCAGCTCGTCACGCCGGACGAGCCGGTGCCGGACTGGTACGCGTTCCGGCACCCGCTGACCGCCGAGGCGCTGCTGGCGCAGTTGCCGCCGCCGCACCGGGCCGAGCTGTCCCGGCGGACCGCGGACGCCGTGCGGGAGCTGCACCCCGAACTGGAGGGCGAGTGGTGCGCGCTGGTGGCGTCGCTGCGGCTGGACGCCGGGCAGACCGCGGAGGCGGGCGCGTTGCTGGCCGAGGCCGGGCGGCGGGCGCTGGCCGACGGCGCGGCCGGGTCCGCGGTGCGGCTGCTCGACCACGCGCACCGGCTGCTGGCCAGCGGGGTGGACGTCTCGGTCCGGGCCGACGTGCTGGCCTCGCTGCTGCCCGCGCTGGCCGAGGCGGGCCAGTTCGAACGGGCGTTCGCGCTGGTCGACGCGGTGGCCGAGCTGAGCGCGGCCGGGTTGAGCCGGGTCCGGCGCGGGGAGCTGCACACCACGTTCGCGCAGGTCGCCAACGTGGCCGGCCGGTGGAACGACAGCATGGCGCACGTGGAGGCGGCCCGCGCCCTGCTCGGCCCGGACGCCGACGACGAGCACACCGCCCGGCTGGACGCGGTGGCCGCGCTGACGACGTTGCACGTGGAGCTGCCGGACCGGATCGCCTCGGCCGAGTTCCTGGCCAGGCGGGCGGCGGACGCGGCCAAGCGGGTGCCGCTGCCCCAGGTCGGCTGCGAGGCGTGGCAGCTGCTGGGCGTGCTGGCGCGGGAGCGCGACCTGGGCGAGGCGGCGGAGTGCTTCCGGCACGCGCGTGACCTGGCCGAGGAGCACGGGCTGCCGATCCAGCGGCTGTACGCGGTGAGCAGGCAGGCCGGGCTGGACTGGCTGGCCGACGGCGTGGCGACCGAGCTGGTCGAGGCGCGGGAGGAGGCGTTGCGGCTCGGCGCGATCAGCGTCGCCTACGGCGCGGAGTCGATCCTCGGGCTGGACGCCGTGCTGCGCGGCGAGTACGACGCGGCGGCGGGCAGGCTGGCGCGGATCGTCGCGGACACCCGGCGGTTGCAGCTCGAACACCTGACCCTGTACGGGCTGATGGCGCAGGCGACGGCCGCCGCGCACCAGGGCAGGCGGGCCGAGATGGACGCCGCGATCGAGGCGTTCGACGCGATCGGCGGGGTCGGCTCGCAGGAGCGCCCGCTGTGCTTCGGGTTGGCGCGGGCGTTCTGCGCGCTGCTGGAGGAGGACCGCGCGACGGCCGGGCAGGACCTGGCGCGGGCGATGGCGCACGAGGCGGAGACGCCGACGGTGTACCACCTGTCCGGGCGGCACGGGCTGCGGCTGCTGCTGGACGCGCTGTCCGGCGCGGTCGACCTGGACGGCTACCGGGAGGTGACCGCCTCGGCGGCGGCCCGGATGCGCTGGAACCGGGGTTTCGCGCAGTTCGCGCTGGCCGTGCTGCTGGGCAGGCTCGGCCGGGAGGAGGAGGCGGCGCAGGCCGTCCGGGTGGCCCGCGAGGCGGCCTCGATCCACCCGCTGGCCAGGCACCTGGGGCTGCGGCTGGTGGCGGAGGCGGCCGTGGTCGACGGCTGGGGCGAGCCGGTGGCCTGGCTGCGCGGCGCGGAGGAGTTCTTCCACCAGGCCGGCCTGCCCGCCGTGGCCAGCGCGTGCCGGGGCCTGCTGCGGCAGGTCGGTGCCTCGGTGCCGCAGCGGCGGACGGGCTCCGACCAGGTGCCGCGCGAGCTGCGGGCGCTGGGCGTGACGGTGCGGGAGTTCGAGGTGTTCCGGCTGCTGGTGGGCCGGTTGGGGAACAAGGCGATCGCCACGCGGCTGCACATCTCGCCGCGGACGGTGGAGAAGCACGTGGCGAGCCTGATCACGAAGACCGCCCTGCCGGACCGGGAATCGCTCTGCGCCTACGCCGCTTCGCTCGGGCCCGTCGACCGGACCTGA
- a CDS encoding LacI family DNA-binding transcriptional regulator, whose protein sequence is MTQRRLAEVAAKVGVSEATVSRVLNGKPGVSEATRSAVLTALDVLGYERPTQLRGERARLVGLVLPELQNPIFPAFADVVGNALAQRGFTPVLCTRTAGGVTEADYLELLFEQHVSGVVFAGGQYAQADASHEHYRQMTRRKLPAVLVNAAIEDLGFPRVSCDDAVAVEQAFGHLVALGHVRIGAVLGPSDHMPSRRKLAALVTCAKAAGVELFEEHAMFSLEGGQAATTRLLHRGVTAIVCASDPLALGAVRAVRRHGLKVPHDVSVVGYDDSPLMTCTEPPLTTVRQPIEAMGRAAVELLANQISGTPVPDEELLFEPELVVRSSTAPAPR, encoded by the coding sequence ATGACGCAACGGCGGTTGGCGGAAGTGGCCGCGAAGGTCGGCGTGAGCGAGGCGACGGTCAGCCGGGTCCTCAACGGCAAGCCGGGTGTTTCCGAAGCGACGCGGTCGGCCGTGCTCACGGCCCTGGACGTGCTCGGGTACGAGCGGCCGACCCAGCTGCGCGGCGAACGCGCCCGCCTCGTCGGCCTGGTGCTGCCGGAGCTGCAGAACCCGATCTTCCCGGCGTTCGCCGACGTGGTCGGCAACGCCCTGGCCCAGCGCGGGTTCACCCCGGTGCTGTGCACCCGCACGGCGGGCGGCGTGACCGAGGCGGACTACCTGGAGCTGCTGTTCGAGCAGCACGTGTCCGGCGTGGTGTTCGCCGGCGGCCAGTACGCGCAGGCGGACGCCTCGCACGAGCACTACCGGCAGATGACGCGGCGCAAGCTGCCCGCGGTGCTGGTGAACGCCGCCATCGAAGACCTCGGCTTCCCGCGGGTGTCGTGCGACGACGCGGTGGCCGTCGAGCAGGCGTTCGGGCACCTGGTGGCGTTGGGGCACGTGCGGATCGGCGCGGTGCTCGGCCCGTCGGACCACATGCCGTCGCGGCGCAAGCTGGCCGCGCTGGTCACGTGCGCGAAGGCGGCGGGCGTCGAGCTGTTCGAGGAGCACGCCATGTTCTCGCTGGAGGGCGGGCAGGCCGCGACCACGCGGCTGCTCCACCGCGGCGTGACGGCGATCGTGTGCGCGTCCGACCCGCTGGCGCTGGGCGCGGTGCGCGCCGTGCGGCGGCACGGGCTGAAGGTGCCGCACGACGTCTCGGTGGTCGGCTACGACGACTCGCCGCTCATGACGTGCACCGAACCGCCGCTGACCACGGTCCGCCAGCCGATCGAGGCCATGGGCCGCGCCGCCGTCGAACTGCTCGCCAACCAGATCTCCGGCACCCCGGTGCCGGACGAGGAACTCCTCTTCGAACCGGAACTCGTGGTCCGCTCCTCCACGGCCCCGGCGCCCCGCTGA
- a CDS encoding peptidylprolyl isomerase, with amino-acid sequence MKILVAVALMMALGGGVAQASPSTGGATGATEATGATGVTRGPCAYTVTPDEPAARPVPLPPDPRHTPDRGHPVVLLMTNQGPVPLVLDRAQAPCTVQSFLHLVRKKFYDDTTCHRLTAYPTLKVLQCGDPSGAGEGGPGYRYADELPTDLPPAPNDPTGERRIYPRGTLAMANAGPDTNGSQFFLVTSDSVLRPNYTVFGRITPAGLATLDRVAAGGIAPNPDSELDGRPALTTDIRRALRFG; translated from the coding sequence GTGAAGATCCTGGTGGCAGTGGCGCTGATGATGGCCCTCGGCGGCGGGGTGGCGCAGGCGTCCCCCTCGACCGGCGGGGCGACCGGAGCAACCGAGGCGACCGGCGCGACGGGCGTGACCCGCGGCCCGTGCGCGTACACCGTGACGCCCGACGAGCCGGCCGCGCGCCCGGTGCCGCTGCCGCCCGACCCCCGGCACACCCCCGACCGCGGCCACCCGGTCGTCCTGCTGATGACCAACCAGGGCCCGGTCCCGCTGGTCCTGGACCGCGCGCAGGCCCCCTGCACCGTGCAGAGCTTCCTGCACCTGGTCCGCAAGAAGTTCTACGACGACACGACCTGCCACCGGCTCACCGCCTACCCGACCCTGAAGGTCCTCCAGTGCGGCGACCCGTCCGGCGCCGGCGAGGGCGGCCCCGGCTACCGGTACGCCGACGAGCTGCCGACCGACCTGCCGCCGGCGCCGAACGACCCGACCGGCGAGCGCCGGATCTACCCGCGCGGCACGCTGGCCATGGCGAACGCGGGCCCGGACACCAACGGCAGCCAGTTCTTCCTGGTCACCTCGGACTCCGTGCTGCGGCCCAACTACACCGTCTTCGGCCGGATCACCCCGGCCGGGCTGGCCACCCTCGACCGGGTCGCGGCCGGCGGCATCGCGCCGAACCCGGACAGCGAGCTGGACGGCCGCCCCGCGCTGACCACGGACATCCGCCGGGCCCTGCGCTTCGGCTAG
- a CDS encoding carbohydrate ABC transporter permease, with product MRTLIAPGRAGLGYKVALAVTTVVLTAVFVVPLLWVVVSAMKPAVELARVPPTILPQTWTPGTYAEAWDLMDLGRYFLNTLVVAVGVWAVQLAVDVPAAYALSRLRPVLGKGILGMMLVTLMMPAAVLLVPTYLTIADLGLLNNPLALWLLGAANAFTVFLLKRFFDQLPVEVLEAARIDGAGQLTMLWRIVLPLSRPILAVVSIFAVVAAWKDFIWPLLVFSDPARQTLSVALQRFAPDTPVNLLLAGLVLSSVPMIGLFLVFQRHVLAGLTAGSVKG from the coding sequence GTGAGGACGTTGATCGCGCCGGGACGCGCGGGCCTCGGCTACAAGGTCGCGCTGGCGGTCACCACCGTCGTGCTCACCGCGGTCTTCGTGGTGCCGCTGCTGTGGGTGGTCGTCTCCGCGATGAAACCGGCCGTGGAGCTGGCCCGCGTGCCGCCGACGATCCTGCCGCAGACCTGGACGCCCGGCACGTACGCCGAGGCGTGGGACCTGATGGACCTCGGCCGGTACTTCCTCAACACCCTCGTCGTCGCGGTGGGCGTGTGGGCGGTCCAGCTCGCGGTCGACGTGCCCGCCGCCTACGCCCTGTCCCGGCTCAGGCCGGTGCTGGGCAAGGGCATCCTCGGCATGATGCTGGTGACCCTGATGATGCCCGCGGCCGTGCTGCTGGTGCCCACCTACCTCACCATCGCCGACCTCGGGCTGCTCAACAACCCGCTGGCGCTGTGGCTGCTGGGCGCGGCGAACGCGTTCACGGTGTTCCTGCTCAAGCGGTTCTTCGACCAGCTCCCGGTGGAGGTGCTGGAGGCGGCCCGGATCGACGGCGCCGGCCAGCTCACCATGCTGTGGCGGATCGTGCTGCCGCTGTCCCGGCCGATCCTGGCGGTCGTGTCCATCTTCGCGGTGGTGGCCGCGTGGAAGGACTTCATCTGGCCGCTGCTGGTGTTCTCCGACCCGGCGCGGCAGACGCTCAGCGTCGCGCTGCAGCGCTTCGCCCCCGACACACCGGTCAACCTGCTGCTGGCGGGGCTCGTGCTGTCCAGCGTGCCGATGATCGGCCTGTTCCTGGTGTTCCAGCGGCACGTCCTGGCGGGTCTCACCGCCGGCAGCGTGAAGGGCTGA
- a CDS encoding type 2 lanthipeptide synthetase LanM family protein: protein MERATTTAARADFAGGSWEEAFAFALRPLVRTAVARDPRLDADFARALGGRLVRVAARTLVLELNLDRVAGRLVGDTPQERFADFVRHVDLTSLFARYPVLARLLGQTCLNAVEAQRELLDRFALDRPAIVAALLDGRDPGPLARVETGRGDPHAGGRSVAVLTFADGRRVVYKPRPVALHQAFADLVAWFDGHTDLGLRLPRAVSRPTHGWLEFIEHAPCADLTEVGRFYHRLGALIALLYAVDGTDMHYENLLAAGDQPVLVDVETLFHPTVGVQTDPAVRAFARSVHRTAVLPLVLLGEHGALDIGGTGGDHGDRLPADGVAWLHPGTDRMRLVRRPAPVRPAHNRPVLDGRQAEPADYQGALLAGFGVGYDAICEHRAELLGPDGLLAGFADLPARFVPRMTQLYATLLEESTHPDALRGAPARQDALDLLWDDSPDQDLLPELVPHEMTDLWAGDVPLFTTRPGSRDVWTSTGRRLPDLLPLSGLDAVAAKVESLGEVDKHDQQWLVSAALASRPRPVEHRTGAGVPAPLEAGVPDPQRLLAAACGIADEVLAHATADGGRVNWVGLELVDDRHWTVAPMGAGLSNGYTGVALFLAQLGKLTGAARYTEYARDALAPIPGLLTAFAEDAEMAVAVGSGAFHGLGGICYALARLANLLDDDGIRGWLRTAVDVAATVEAIGEDPANLVEGWAGGLAAMLAVRAESGLPAAGALARRHADRLLAAAPGGDGFARGRAGVGWALLRYARAAGDDRYGVAGRANLRADHALRQRLLDVAEADHSWCSGLSGAVLAHAAHPGQPVDAHTLHLDRCLNALAVHEPLRDLSLCHGELGVVESLTVLAERGHALAAAMQTRRAGLVLGALEQYGARCGTPGGVPSAGLLTGLSGIGYGLLRLGFPEQVPSVLLLGATHDNTQPREENTR from the coding sequence GTGGAACGCGCCACCACGACCGCGGCCCGTGCAGACTTCGCCGGCGGCAGCTGGGAGGAGGCGTTCGCCTTCGCCCTGAGACCCCTGGTGCGCACGGCGGTGGCGCGCGACCCCCGGCTGGACGCCGACTTCGCCCGCGCGCTGGGCGGGCGGCTGGTCCGCGTCGCGGCCCGGACCCTCGTGCTGGAGCTGAACCTCGACCGGGTCGCCGGTCGGCTGGTCGGCGACACGCCGCAGGAGCGGTTCGCCGACTTCGTCCGGCACGTCGACCTGACCTCGCTGTTCGCCAGGTACCCGGTGCTGGCCAGGCTGCTCGGCCAGACCTGCCTGAACGCCGTGGAGGCGCAGCGCGAGCTGCTGGACCGGTTCGCGCTGGACCGGCCGGCGATCGTGGCGGCCCTGCTCGACGGCCGCGACCCCGGCCCGCTCGCCCGGGTGGAGACCGGCCGGGGCGACCCGCACGCCGGTGGCCGCTCGGTGGCCGTGCTGACCTTCGCCGACGGCCGCCGGGTCGTCTACAAGCCCCGGCCGGTCGCGCTGCACCAGGCGTTCGCGGACCTGGTGGCGTGGTTCGACGGGCACACCGACCTCGGCCTGCGGCTGCCGCGCGCGGTCTCCCGGCCGACCCACGGGTGGCTGGAGTTCATCGAGCACGCGCCGTGCGCGGACCTCACCGAGGTCGGCCGGTTCTACCACCGGCTCGGCGCGCTCATCGCGCTGCTGTACGCCGTGGACGGCACCGACATGCACTACGAGAACCTGCTCGCGGCGGGCGACCAGCCGGTGCTGGTGGACGTGGAGACGCTGTTCCACCCCACGGTCGGCGTCCAGACCGACCCGGCGGTGCGGGCGTTCGCCCGGTCCGTGCACCGGACCGCCGTGCTGCCGCTGGTGCTGCTCGGCGAGCACGGCGCGCTGGACATCGGCGGCACCGGCGGCGACCACGGCGACCGGCTGCCCGCCGACGGCGTGGCCTGGCTGCACCCCGGCACCGACCGGATGCGCCTGGTGCGCAGGCCCGCGCCCGTGCGGCCCGCGCACAACCGGCCGGTGCTGGACGGCCGGCAGGCCGAGCCCGCCGACTACCAGGGCGCGCTGCTGGCCGGGTTCGGCGTCGGCTACGACGCGATCTGCGAGCACCGCGCCGAACTCCTCGGCCCGGACGGGCTGCTGGCCGGGTTCGCCGACCTGCCCGCGCGGTTCGTGCCGCGGATGACCCAGCTCTACGCCACGCTGCTGGAGGAGTCCACGCACCCGGACGCGCTGCGCGGGGCCCCGGCCCGCCAGGACGCGCTGGACCTGCTCTGGGACGACTCGCCGGACCAGGACCTGCTGCCCGAGCTGGTGCCGCACGAGATGACCGACCTGTGGGCGGGCGACGTGCCGCTGTTCACCACCCGGCCGGGCAGCCGGGACGTGTGGACCTCCACCGGCCGCCGGCTGCCCGACCTGCTGCCGCTGTCCGGGCTGGACGCGGTCGCGGCCAAGGTCGAGAGCCTGGGCGAGGTGGACAAGCACGACCAGCAGTGGCTGGTCAGCGCCGCCCTGGCGAGCCGGCCGCGGCCGGTCGAGCACCGCACCGGCGCCGGGGTGCCCGCGCCGCTGGAGGCGGGCGTCCCGGACCCGCAGCGGCTGCTGGCCGCCGCGTGCGGCATCGCCGACGAGGTGCTGGCGCACGCCACCGCCGACGGCGGCCGGGTCAACTGGGTCGGCCTGGAGCTGGTCGACGACCGGCACTGGACGGTCGCGCCGATGGGCGCCGGGCTGTCCAACGGCTACACCGGCGTCGCGCTGTTCCTGGCGCAGCTGGGCAAGCTGACCGGCGCCGCCCGCTACACCGAGTACGCCCGGGACGCGCTCGCGCCGATCCCCGGCCTGCTGACCGCGTTCGCCGAGGACGCCGAGATGGCGGTGGCCGTCGGCAGCGGCGCGTTCCACGGGCTGGGCGGCATCTGCTACGCGCTGGCCCGGCTGGCGAACCTGCTGGACGACGACGGGATCCGCGGCTGGCTGCGCACCGCCGTGGACGTCGCCGCCACCGTCGAGGCGATCGGCGAGGACCCGGCCAACCTGGTCGAGGGCTGGGCGGGCGGCCTGGCCGCGATGCTGGCGGTGCGCGCGGAGTCCGGGCTGCCCGCCGCGGGCGCGCTGGCCCGCCGGCACGCCGACCGGCTGCTGGCCGCCGCGCCCGGCGGCGACGGGTTCGCCCGCGGCCGGGCGGGCGTCGGCTGGGCGCTGCTGCGCTACGCGCGCGCCGCCGGCGACGACCGCTACGGCGTGGCGGGCCGGGCCAACCTGCGGGCCGACCACGCGCTGCGGCAACGCCTGCTGGACGTGGCCGAGGCCGACCACAGCTGGTGCTCCGGCCTGTCCGGCGCGGTGCTGGCGCACGCCGCGCACCCCGGCCAGCCGGTCGACGCGCACACCCTGCACCTGGACCGGTGCCTCAACGCCCTGGCGGTGCACGAACCGCTCCGCGACCTCAGCCTGTGCCACGGCGAGCTGGGCGTGGTCGAGTCGCTGACCGTGCTCGCCGAACGCGGGCACGCCCTGGCGGCGGCCATGCAGACCCGGCGTGCTGGACTGGTGCTCGGAGCGCTGGAGCAGTACGGGGCGCGCTGCGGCACGCCCGGCGGCGTGCCCTCGGCCGGGCTGCTGACCGGGCTGTCCGGGATCGGTTACGGCCTGCTCCGCCTCGGTTTCCCCGAGCAGGTGCCCTCCGTGCTCCTGCTCGGCGCCACGCACGACAACACCCAACCCCGCGAGGAGAACACCCGATGA
- a CDS encoding ABC transporter substrate-binding protein — protein sequence MNSSNLRRAAGLLLAGSLSLTAVACSDAGDAAAPGGKVTISVNGQPPQTQAFDRKVFDEDVAEFEAANPDIDIEPHEGFMDPKTFSAKLAGGQLEDVFYAYFTDPANLIARRQAADITEHVKDVPHYDAIRQELRDVFSKDGKVYGVPTANYSMGLLYNRALFTEAGLDPDQPPKTWDEVREAAKKISALGSGKVGFAEYSKNNQGGWHFTSWMYSVGGQVARQDGDKWVADFNNDKGREVLQHLKDMRWTDNTMGEKQLLVIEDVQQMMGAGQLGMYLAAPDNVPTLVNQFKGDYANYGLTGIPEGKGTLIGGEGYMVNPKASPEKIKAGLKWISWKFLNPDRFERNLQRYKDQGQPIGLPVPPVSDVWTGDIAAKQAELKEKLATVPVANFKSYVDASPKGNIEPPNAQQVYAILDNVMQAVLTDRDADVAQLLADAEAKVNPVLAQVK from the coding sequence ATGAACTCATCCAACCTCCGCAGAGCGGCGGGGTTGCTGCTGGCAGGCAGCCTGAGCCTGACCGCCGTCGCCTGCTCGGACGCGGGCGACGCCGCCGCGCCGGGTGGCAAGGTCACGATCTCCGTCAACGGCCAGCCGCCGCAGACCCAGGCGTTCGACCGCAAGGTCTTCGACGAGGACGTGGCCGAGTTCGAGGCCGCCAACCCGGACATCGACATCGAGCCGCACGAGGGGTTCATGGACCCCAAGACGTTCTCGGCCAAGCTCGCCGGCGGCCAGCTCGAAGACGTGTTCTACGCCTACTTCACCGACCCGGCGAACCTCATCGCCCGCAGGCAGGCGGCGGACATCACCGAGCACGTCAAGGACGTGCCGCACTACGACGCGATCCGGCAGGAGCTGCGCGACGTCTTCAGCAAGGACGGCAAGGTCTACGGCGTGCCCACCGCCAACTACTCGATGGGCCTGCTCTACAACCGCGCCCTGTTCACCGAGGCGGGCCTGGACCCCGACCAGCCGCCGAAGACGTGGGACGAGGTCCGCGAGGCGGCCAAGAAGATCTCCGCGCTGGGCAGCGGGAAGGTCGGCTTCGCCGAGTACAGCAAGAACAACCAGGGCGGCTGGCACTTCACGTCCTGGATGTACTCCGTCGGCGGCCAAGTGGCCCGCCAGGACGGCGACAAGTGGGTCGCCGACTTCAACAACGACAAGGGCCGCGAGGTCCTGCAGCACCTCAAGGACATGCGCTGGACGGACAACACCATGGGCGAGAAGCAGCTCCTGGTGATCGAGGACGTCCAGCAGATGATGGGCGCGGGCCAGCTCGGCATGTACCTGGCCGCGCCGGACAACGTGCCGACGCTGGTCAACCAGTTCAAGGGCGACTACGCGAACTACGGCCTGACCGGCATCCCCGAGGGCAAGGGCACGCTCATCGGCGGCGAGGGCTACATGGTCAACCCGAAGGCGTCGCCGGAGAAGATCAAGGCCGGCCTGAAGTGGATCTCCTGGAAGTTCCTCAACCCGGACCGCTTCGAGCGCAACCTCCAGCGCTACAAGGACCAGGGCCAGCCCATCGGCCTGCCGGTGCCGCCGGTGTCCGACGTCTGGACCGGTGACATCGCCGCCAAGCAGGCCGAGCTGAAGGAGAAGCTGGCGACCGTGCCGGTGGCCAACTTCAAGTCCTACGTGGACGCCTCGCCCAAGGGCAACATCGAACCGCCGAACGCCCAGCAGGTGTACGCGATCCTGGACAACGTCATGCAGGCCGTGCTCACCGACCGCGACGCCGACGTCGCCCAGCTCCTGGCCGACGCGGAAGCCAAGGTGAACCCCGTCCTGGCACAGGTCAAGTGA
- a CDS encoding carbohydrate ABC transporter permease produces the protein MRRRVAENLTAYGFLSAALICFAVFSWYPIARGAVLGFQQVDFVTDPAWVGWENFERLFADPLFATAWRNTLLFTALALVFGFVVPFLLAVVLNELRHFKAYFRLVVYLPVMLPPVVAALIWKWMYDPGPGLLNTALRGLGLEGAAWLDSADTSMLSLVIVSTWANLGTATLIYLAALQSIPGDLYEAAELDGAGVLRRLWHVTVPQTRFVLLVLLLLQVVATMQVFTEPYVMTGGGPQDSTVTVLLLLYRYAFYYNDFGTASALSLLLLLVLGAFTALYLRVTRKADA, from the coding sequence ATGCGCCGCCGCGTCGCGGAGAACCTGACCGCGTACGGGTTCCTGTCCGCCGCGTTGATCTGCTTCGCGGTGTTCTCCTGGTACCCCATCGCGCGTGGGGCCGTGCTGGGCTTCCAGCAGGTCGACTTCGTCACCGACCCCGCGTGGGTGGGCTGGGAGAACTTCGAACGCCTCTTCGCCGACCCCCTGTTCGCCACGGCGTGGCGCAACACCCTGCTGTTCACCGCGCTGGCGCTGGTGTTCGGCTTCGTGGTGCCGTTCCTGCTCGCGGTCGTGCTCAACGAGCTGCGGCACTTCAAGGCGTACTTCCGGCTGGTCGTGTACCTGCCGGTGATGCTGCCACCGGTGGTGGCCGCGCTGATCTGGAAGTGGATGTACGACCCCGGCCCGGGCCTGCTCAACACCGCGTTGCGCGGGCTCGGGCTGGAGGGCGCGGCGTGGCTGGACAGCGCCGACACGTCGATGCTGTCGCTGGTGATCGTGTCGACGTGGGCCAACCTGGGCACCGCGACGCTGATCTACCTGGCCGCGCTGCAGAGCATCCCCGGCGACCTGTACGAGGCCGCCGAGCTGGACGGCGCGGGCGTGCTGCGCAGGCTGTGGCACGTGACCGTGCCGCAGACCCGGTTCGTGCTGCTGGTCCTGCTGCTGCTCCAGGTCGTCGCGACCATGCAGGTGTTCACCGAGCCGTACGTGATGACCGGCGGCGGGCCGCAGGACTCCACCGTGACGGTGCTGCTCCTGCTGTACCGGTACGCCTTCTACTACAACGACTTCGGCACCGCGAGTGCCCTGAGCCTGTTGCTGCTGCTGGTGCTCGGCGCGTTCACCGCGCTGTACCTGCGGGTGACGCGGAAGGCGGACGCGTGA